One genomic region from Apodemus sylvaticus chromosome 1, mApoSyl1.1, whole genome shotgun sequence encodes:
- the LOC127689637 gene encoding macrophage-expressed gene 1 protein-like translates to MSGTTCTMNGFIAMVFIWTTVAYAEVEKALEEIHEDGFQKCQNTLHLPVLEVLPGGGWDNLRNMDMGQVVDLTYTNCKTTEDGQYIIPDEVFTIPQKESNLELNSEILESWENYRSTTSFSINMNLDYLPKVNGKFSTEFQRIKTIQVRDQAVTTRAQVRNLVYTVKTNPNAELSLGFKKELMEICDRLEKNQTKMATYLAELLVLNYGTHIITSVDAGAALIQEDHVKSSYLKNNKGNRAAVAASAGFTFAKVVNFKIDAGFNYQNNMATGYLENRTNSRVQSIGGIPFYPGMTIETWQNGIVNHLVAVDRTGLPLHFFIKPEKLPGFPHHLVEQLAKTVETAAKSYYNFNTYPGCTDINSPNFNFQANTDDGSCDGKVVNSPFGGVYQLCGQLSGQGKVDMCQDFYQKNPLTGDFSCSSGYTPVHLLSQMQEKGYTEKECRYKCSLTIFCHTECKDVFRVAKAELSAYWCVASSEVPDNSGILFGGVFTDKSTNPMTNAQSCPTSYFPLKLFENLKVCVSLDHELGPKSSVPFGGFFSCTKGNPMYDSSTSRDVEKSFLQKCPGGFSQQLAVIIDGCQVSYCVKAGIFTKASLAPARLPPYTQLPMNEFFTDPVEMTGSENAKFWVKDPYTLQWGLEEPSKSGGLSGGSAAGITVGVMLALGILTAMAIYGNRRFKKNESSEVPRRQTFLPFPRARATPDGLQDPNPA, encoded by the coding sequence ATGTCTGGGACAACTTGCACCATGAACGGCTTCATTGCCATGGTCTTCATCTGGACAACAGTGGCATATGCTGAAGTAGAGAAGGCACTTGAAGAGATCCATGAGGATGGTTTCCAAAAGTGCCAGAACACTCTGCATCTACCTGTTTTGGAAGTGCTACCTGGAGGAGGCTGGGATAACCTGAGGAATATGGACATGGGACAAGTGGTGGACTTGACATACACCAACTGTAAAACCACAGAAGATGGGCAGTACATCATCCCTGATGAGGTCTTTACTATTCCTCAGAAAGAGAGCAATCTggagttgaactcagaaatcctggaATCCTGGGAAAATTACCGAAGTACCACCTCATTTTCTATCAACATGAATCTTGATTATCTTCCCAAAGTCAACGGCAAGTTCTCTACTGAGTTCCAAAGGATAAAGACCATTCAAGTGAGAGACCAGGCTGTAACCACACGAGCACAGGTGAGAAATTTGGTCTATACAGTGAAAACCAACCCAAATGCAGAACTGAGCTTGGGGTTTAAGAAGGAGCTCATGGAAATCTGTGACCGTCTAGAGAAAAACCAGACGAAGATGGCCACCTACTTGGCAGAACTCTTGGTCCTCAACTATGGCACTCACATAATCACTAGTGTGGATGCTGGGGCTGCACTTATCCAGGAGGATCATGTAAAGTCCTCCTACCTTAAGAACAATAAGGGAAATCGTGCTGCTGTGGCTGCATCTGCTGGATTTACCTTTGCAAAGGTTGTGAACTTTAAAATAGATGCAGGCTTTAACTATCAAAATAACATGGCCACAGGCTATCTTGAAAACAGAACCAATTCTAGGGTGCAGAGCATTGGAGGAATTCCCTTCTACCCAGGGATGACTATCGAAACCTGGCAGAATGGCATCGTTAATCACCTGGTGGCAGTGGACCGCACTGGCttgcctctgcatttctttatCAAGCCTGAAAAGCTTCCTGGTTTTCCACACCACTTGGTGGAGCAGCTGGCGAAAACTGTGGAAACTGCTGCGAAAAGCTATTACAACTTTAACACATACCCAGGCTGCACAGATATCAACTCCCCCAACTTCAATTTTCAAGCCAATACAGATGATGGCTCTTGTGATGGTAAAGTAGTCAACTCTCCCTTTGGAGGGGTTTATCAATTGTGTGGCCAATTATCAGGGCAAGGTAAGGTTGACATGTGCCAAGATTTCTATCAGAAGAATCCGCTTACTGGTGATTTCTCTTGTTCCTCTGGCTACACCCCTGTCCACCTGCTGTCTCAGATGCAGGAGAAGGGTTATACCGAAAAGGAATGTAGATATAAATGTAGTCTCACGATATTCTGTCATACAGAGTGCAAAGATGTGTTCCGAGTGGCCAAGGCTGAACTTAGCGCTTATTGGTGTGTGGCCAGTAGCGAAGTACCAGACAACTCAGGAATTCTCTTTGGAGGAGTCTTCACTGACAAGAGCACCAACCCTATGACAAATGCACAGTCATGCCCAACCAGTTATTTTCCTCTGAAGCTGTTTGAGAACCTCAAGGTATGTGTTTCTCTGGATCATGAGTTGGGGCCCAAATCTTCAGTCCCTTTTGGCGGGTTCTTTAGCTGCACAAAAGGGAACCCCATGTATGATTCTTCCACATCAAGAGACGTAGAGAAATCATTTCTGCAAAAGTGTCCTGGGGGCTTCAGCCAACAGCTAGCTGTGATCATTGATGGATGCCAAGTGTCCTACTGTGTCAAGGCTGGAATATTTACCAAAGCATCTCTGGCCCCTGCTAGGCTCCCACCTTACACACAGCTACCTATGAATGAGTTTTTCACCGACCCAGTAGAGATGACAGGTAGTGAGAATGCCAAATTCTGGGTTAAGGACCCCTATACCCTGCAATGGGGGTTAGAGGAGCCATCAAAAAGTGGTGGGCTATCAGGAGGATCAGCTGCTGGAATCACAGTTGGGGTTATGTTAGCATTAGGGATTTTAACAGCCATGGCCATCTATGGCAACCGGAGGTTTAAGAAGAATGAATCCAGTGAAGTTCCAAGAAGACAGACGTTTCTTCCTTTTCCAAGAGCTAGAGCCACTCCTGATGGACTGCAGGATCCAAATCCTGCTTAG
- the LOC127689727 gene encoding olfactory receptor 5A1-like — protein sequence MAVGRNISMVTNFILLGFLERPQLQIVLFVLFLGIYLVTLAGNLGLIVLIRMDSHLHSPMYFLLSNLSFVDVSYTSSIAPKMLCDFFRQQKSISFIGCAIQLFFFVGMGGTECCLLAAMAYDRYAAISNPLLYPSLMSPTICVGMAITVYTGGFLTGLIQTSSIFRLHFCGSRVINHFFCDLPPLMSLSCSNTFFSQVVNFLVVCVVGGASALVVLVSYGYIIAAVMRIHSTQGQMKAFNTCASHLTTVILFYGSGLFSYLHSNAGYSQDKNKVVSMFYGAVIPMLNPIIYSLRNKEIKEAVRKLKKRKKQMSCLCAM from the coding sequence ATGGCTGTGGGAAGAAACATTAGCATGGTAACTAATTTCATCCTTTTGGGATTTTTAGAGCGTCCCCAGCTCCAGATCGTCCTTTTTGTGTTGTTTCTGGGAATCTATCTGGTGACCCTGGCTGGAAACTTGGGCCTCATTGTCCTGATCAGAATGGACTCACATCTCCACTCTCCCATGTACTTCCTCCTTAGTAATCTGTCCTTTGTTGATGTCTCATACACCTCCTCCATAGCCCCTAAGATGCTCTGCGACTTCTTTAGGCAGCAGAAGTCCATCTCCTTTATAGGCTGTGCTATAcaacttttcttctttgttggaaTGGGAGGAACTGAATGCTGTCTCCTGGCAGCCATGGCATATGACAGATACGCTGCTATCTCCAACCCTCTACTCTATCCATCCCTCATGTCACCCACCATCTGTGTGGGGATGGCTATCACAGTATACACAGGAGGCTTCCTCACTGGCTTGATCCAAACCAGTTCCATATTCCGGCTTCATTTCTGTGGGTCTCGGGTCATTAATCATTTTTTCTGTGACTTGCCACCCCTGATGTCCTTATCTTGCTCTAACACTTTCTTCAGCCAAGTAGTGAACTTCctggttgtgtgtgtggttggtggGGCATCAGCACTGGTTGTCTTGGTTTCCTATGGCTACATCATTGCTGCCGTCATGAGGATTCATTCAACCCAAGGACAGATGAAGGCTTTCAACACCTGTGCCTCTCATCTGACCACAGTGATCCTTTTCTATGGGTCTGGTCTCTTCTCATACCTCCATTCTAATGCAGGATACTCACAGGACAAAAATAAGGTGGTGTCCATGTTCTATGGTGCAGTGATCCCCATGTTGAACCCTATCATCTATAGCCTGAGAAACAAGGAGATCAAAGAAGCAGTGAGGAAActcaagaagaggaagaagcagatgtCCTGTCTCTGTGCTATGTAG